One part of the Candidatus Polarisedimenticolaceae bacterium genome encodes these proteins:
- a CDS encoding MOSC domain-containing protein, whose amino-acid sequence MDARIRSVNVGRPRKLEALGRTTRTSIFKEPVDGAVAVRAEGLDGDRQADLRVHGGPTKAVYGYPVEHYPLWAAEMPGEPLPWGALGENLSLEGLREAEVFVGDVYRVGTAELRVTEPRLPCFKLVMKFRRESMIPRMLETRRTGFYFGVVREGRIAAGDRIELVSRDPARLTVDDVVRLTATDPDDVETLRRALACETLPEGWKTKFRRRLEELS is encoded by the coding sequence GTGGACGCCCGCATCCGCTCCGTCAACGTCGGCCGGCCCCGCAAGCTCGAGGCCCTGGGGCGCACCACGCGCACGTCCATCTTCAAGGAACCCGTCGACGGAGCGGTCGCCGTGCGCGCCGAGGGGCTCGACGGGGACCGACAGGCCGACCTTCGCGTCCACGGCGGCCCCACCAAGGCGGTCTACGGCTACCCCGTCGAGCACTACCCGCTCTGGGCCGCCGAGATGCCGGGCGAGCCCCTTCCCTGGGGCGCACTCGGGGAGAATCTCTCCCTGGAAGGGCTCCGCGAGGCGGAGGTCTTCGTCGGGGACGTCTATCGCGTCGGGACGGCCGAGCTGCGCGTCACCGAGCCGCGCCTGCCTTGCTTCAAGCTCGTGATGAAGTTCCGCCGGGAGTCGATGATCCCGAGGATGCTGGAGACACGGCGGACCGGGTTCTACTTCGGCGTCGTCCGGGAGGGCCGGATCGCCGCGGGGGACCGCATCGAGCTCGTCTCGCGGGACCCCGCGAGGCTGACCGTCGACGACGTCGTGCGGCTCACCGCGACCGATCCCGACGACGTCGAAACCTTGCGACGCGCGCTCGCCTGCGAGACCCTGCCCGAGGGCTGGAAGACGAAGTTCCGGCGCCGCCTCGAGGAGCTCTCGTGA